The following is a genomic window from Petrotoga sp. 9PWA.NaAc.5.4.
CCTATAATAGTGACATTAGGTACTATGAGTTTTTGGAGAACATTAATTTTTGCGATATCTGGTGGAAGATGGGTTTTAGGAATACCTAACAAGGCTTTAGTTTTTGGGTCGGCTTCTTTAGGAAATATACCTCTTGCAATAATATTAATGGGAATACTTATAATAATTTTTTCTTATTTTATGTGTTCAAGACCTTTTGGAAGATATATATATGCTTTTGGAAACAATCCAGAATTCTTGAGAATATCTGGTGTAAATCAATCAAAAGTTTTACTGTTTGTTTACACTATTGCAGGATTAATGTACGCACTTTCGTCTTTCATCGTTGTTGGAAGAACTGGCATAGTTCAGGCCAATATTGGTACAGGATATGAACTTCAAGTAATTGCTGCCGTTGTGCTCGGAGGGACAAGTGTTACTGGAGGTAAAGGTACAATAATAGGAAGTTTTTTAGGTGCGACGTTGATAGGAGTTATCAGCAACGGCTTGGTTATGTTAAATGTTCCAGCTTTGCTCGAAAATCTGATTTTAGGAGTACTTATATTGGTGTCAGTAATAACAGACATTATAAGCAATAGAGGTGAAAGTGAATGAAAAAGAATATTCTGACAGAATCTTTGAAGAACAGAAATATTATTTTACTATTTATATTTATTGTAATTTTTCTTTATTTTTCTATATTTACACGAGATTTTTTTAATTATTACAATATTGTCAACTTGACAAAGTATGGTGTAGAAATCGGATTGTTAGCTTTAGCAGAAACTTTAATTATAATCTCTGGTAAGGGAGGTATTGATTTATCCATCGGTTCTATTTTAAGTTTAAGTGCAATGACAATAGGAGTCCTTGGTGGAAGAATGGGAATTAATATATGGATTTCTGTCTTAGTGGGTATTGGAGTCGCTACTTTAGCTGGGCTATTAAATGGGATTGCTGTTTCTTTGATAAAAATTCCACCTTTGCTTGTTACTCTATCAACCATGTATATATATGATTCTATTGCTTTACTTATATCTATGGATCAATATGGAAACGCCATGCCAATTTCTAATTTTCCTGAAAATTATTTGTTTTTAGGTCAAAAAGATTTATTTAATATTCCTCTTCAATTGATAATTGTTTTCATTCCTATAATAATAATTCTTCATTTGATTTTATCGAAAACGGTCTATGGTAAACGGCTTTATGCTATAGGATCAAATGACAAAGTTGCTAAATTTTCTGGAATACCTAACAACAGAGTAAGAATCATTGCCTATACTTTAGGGGGATTTTTAGCTGGAATAGCCGCAATGGTTATGACTTCAAGAATAGCTAGTGCAAGGCCAGATTTAGGAGCTAATTTGAATTTGAGAGCAATTACAATAGCTGTATTAGGTGGGACTAATATTATTGGAGGAGAAGGAACAATAATCGGTACTGTAATTGCAATATTTTTAATAACCGTACTAAATAATGGTATGCAGCTTTCTGGAGTTAATCCAATATGGCAAGACGGAGTTTTAGGTATAATCCTTGTTGCAAGTGCAATAGTTAATTTTATCATTTATAAAAAAATGAATAGTTCAAAAAGCTAAGTTGTAAATTATATTTATATTATCATTAATAATATACAAAGGTAATATTGATAAAGCTTAAATTTTAGAATTTCTAAAAGCAACAATTGGAAAAACATAGAGGAGGTAATCTTTGTATGAAAAAATTCATAAATAATCCTGACGACGTAGTTAAAGACCAAGTTGAAGGGTTTATAAAATGTCATCAAGAAATAATTGAGAAAACTGCAAATCCAAGGGTATTAAAATATAAAAAATCCCCCATTTTGGGGAAGGTAGGTATTGTGACAGGGGGAGGTTCTGGTCATTTACCAGCGTTTATTGGGTATATAGGAGAAAATATGGTGGATGCTGTTGCCATAGGAGAGATTTTTTCTTCTCCTACTCCTCAAGCTTTTCTTGATGCGATAATTGCTTCAGAATCCGGCAAAGGAGTAGCATGTTTATTTGGTAATTACGCAGGAGATAAAATGAATGTAAAACTTGCAATTAAAATGGCTAAAGCAAAAGGAATAGAAGTAAGAACTGTCGTAGCAAATGATGATGTTTCTTCTGCTCCAAAAGAGGAAAAAGAAAGACGAAGAGGTGGAGGTGGAGAAATATTAATGTGGAAAATAGCCGGAGCAAAGTCTTCAGAGGGGGGACAATTAGATGAAGTAATAGATGTAGCACAAAAAACAGTTGATAACATGAGAAGTATTGGTGTAGGGTTATTTCCCTGTACAATTCCAGCGTTTGGGAAACCAAATTTTGAAATAGAAGAAGGAAAGATGGAAATAGGAATAGGTCATCATGGAGAAAAAGGATTAGAGATAATGGATTTAAAGCCTTCTAAAGTTATCGCAAATATTATGTTAGACAAAATAATCCCTGATTTACCTTTTTATGAAGGAGACGAAGTGGTAGTTATGCTTTCAGGTTTAGGTGCGACACCCGTTGAAGAGTTATATATTTTATATAGCGATATATATAATGAATTAAAGAACAAAAATATAGTTGCTTACAAATCTTATGTTGGGAATTTTTATACTTCGCTTGATATGGGAGGGGCTTTCTTGACATTGCTTAAATTGGATGAAGAATTGAAAAGATTAGTTGATCTGAATGCATATAGTGTGGGGCTAAAACAATTTTAAGCCGGGAGGAAATTATGAAAGAATCATTTAAGAATGAAAGAGGAAAAATAATTGTTGAAGATATGATAAAAATCATTCAGGATAATAAAAATTATTTGAGTGAAATAGATGCTCAGTTAGGTGACGGAGATCATGGTATAAATATGAATAAAGGGTTTTCCATCTGTTATGATAGGATAAAAGATAAACAATTAGGGTTTTCTGAATCTTTAGAAGTTTTAGGAAATGTTTTACTAAATGAAATAGGTGGTTCGATGGGACCTTTGTATGGACTGTTTTTTCTTGAAATGGCTGAAGTTATAAAAAGTAAAGAAGAAATTGATAAATTTGATTTTTCAAATATGCTGCATAGAGCTTTGGAAGGGATTAAGCAATTAACTGATGCTAAAATTGGAGATAAAACATTATTAGATACCCTGATTCCATCAATAGAGGCTTTTGATAGAGCTATAAATAACAATGGAAGTTTTATAGAAG
Proteins encoded in this region:
- the dhaL gene encoding dihydroxyacetone kinase subunit DhaL, producing the protein MKESFKNERGKIIVEDMIKIIQDNKNYLSEIDAQLGDGDHGINMNKGFSICYDRIKDKQLGFSESLEVLGNVLLNEIGGSMGPLYGLFFLEMAEVIKSKEEIDKFDFSNMLHRALEGIKQLTDAKIGDKTLLDTLIPSIEAFDRAINNNGSFIEALNDLIESAEKGKDSTRDLISKYGRGSRLGEASRNILDAGAVSCYFILKSMSNSIKKLLESSSYS
- a CDS encoding dihydroxyacetone kinase subunit DhaK, with translation MKKFINNPDDVVKDQVEGFIKCHQEIIEKTANPRVLKYKKSPILGKVGIVTGGGSGHLPAFIGYIGENMVDAVAIGEIFSSPTPQAFLDAIIASESGKGVACLFGNYAGDKMNVKLAIKMAKAKGIEVRTVVANDDVSSAPKEEKERRRGGGGEILMWKIAGAKSSEGGQLDEVIDVAQKTVDNMRSIGVGLFPCTIPAFGKPNFEIEEGKMEIGIGHHGEKGLEIMDLKPSKVIANIMLDKIIPDLPFYEGDEVVVMLSGLGATPVEELYILYSDIYNELKNKNIVAYKSYVGNFYTSLDMGGAFLTLLKLDEELKRLVDLNAYSVGLKQF
- a CDS encoding ABC transporter permease, which translates into the protein MKKNILTESLKNRNIILLFIFIVIFLYFSIFTRDFFNYYNIVNLTKYGVEIGLLALAETLIIISGKGGIDLSIGSILSLSAMTIGVLGGRMGINIWISVLVGIGVATLAGLLNGIAVSLIKIPPLLVTLSTMYIYDSIALLISMDQYGNAMPISNFPENYLFLGQKDLFNIPLQLIIVFIPIIIILHLILSKTVYGKRLYAIGSNDKVAKFSGIPNNRVRIIAYTLGGFLAGIAAMVMTSRIASARPDLGANLNLRAITIAVLGGTNIIGGEGTIIGTVIAIFLITVLNNGMQLSGVNPIWQDGVLGIILVASAIVNFIIYKKMNSSKS
- a CDS encoding ABC transporter permease, which codes for MQAKNLFKSREFIIICIILLLSLFITLYSPRFINIQNIRNIFMQVSSIAISAIGMTMIIITGGIDVSAGSIFGITGLTLAKLATSGFNPFFAFIVSAGVGILLGLLNGLLISKINISPIIVTLGTMSFWRTLIFAISGGRWVLGIPNKALVFGSASLGNIPLAIILMGILIIIFSYFMCSRPFGRYIYAFGNNPEFLRISGVNQSKVLLFVYTIAGLMYALSSFIVVGRTGIVQANIGTGYELQVIAAVVLGGTSVTGGKGTIIGSFLGATLIGVISNGLVMLNVPALLENLILGVLILVSVITDIISNRGESE